In the Anastrepha obliqua isolate idAnaObli1 chromosome 1, idAnaObli1_1.0, whole genome shotgun sequence genome, one interval contains:
- the LOC129235926 gene encoding sorting nexin-12 yields the protein MMVESDGTADATRRLNVKKQTLDDAYAVPANFLEIDVVNPLTTMAAGKKRYTDYEVRMRTNLPVFKVKESSVRRRYSDFEWLRNELERDSKIVVPPLPGKAWKRQMPFRGDEGIFDENFIEERRKGLEGFINKIAGHPLAQNERCLHMFLQENVIDKNYVPGKIRNT from the exons atgatggTAGAATCCGATGGAACTGCTGATGCCACTCGTCGCCTCAATGTCAAAAAGCAAACCCTTGATGATGCGTATGCGGTGCCAGCCAATTTCTTGGAAATTGACGTGGTCAATCCTTTAACAACAATGGCAGCAGGCAAGAAACGCTATACGGATTACGAAGTACGAATGCGG ACAAATTTGCCAGTATTCAAAGTAAAGGAATCTAGTGTACGTCGAAGATACAGTGACTTCGAATGGTTAAGGAATGAGTTGGAACGCGATAGCAAG ATAGTCGTTCCGCCCTTACCAGGCAAGGCATGGAAACGCCAGATGCCTTTCCGCGGCGACGAAGgtatatttgatgaaaatttcatcGAAGAAAGACGTAAAGGGTTAGAAGGGTTCATTAATAAAATCGCTGGACATCCGTTGGCGCAGAATGAACGCTGCTTACACATGTTCTTACAAGAAAATGTGATCGATAAGAACTACGTGCCCGGCAAGATTCGCAACACATAA
- the LOC129235929 gene encoding uncharacterized protein LOC129235929 has product MDLDQFVISMENGSLSNFDESENCRYISHVDYIRKFRDAYKDGTERTFNELKVKVEQDSEDKKQQAGDALTLLSQCRQKLQQLDDQRKCIGKILKEQAEQGNLLFQQIIREEHQLNVEESKMRELLNKVRDQNP; this is encoded by the exons ATGGATTTGGATCAATTTGTAATTTCGATGGAAAATGGATCACTTTCTAATTTCGATGAATCTGAAAACTGTCGGTATATATCCCATGTCGATTATATTCGTAAGTTCCGCGATGCCTACAAAGATGGTACTGAGCGCACATTTAAcgaattaaaagtaaaagttgAGCAGGATTCTGAAGATAAAAAGCAACAAG CTGGAGATGCATTAACATTGTTAAGTCAATGTCGCCAGAAATTGCAACAGTTAGATGATCAACGTAAATGTATCGGTAAAATACTGAAGGAGCAGGCCGAGCAGGGAAATTTGCTCTTTCAACAAATTATTCGCGAGGAACATCAGCTAAACGTTGAAGAATCAAAAATGCGAGAACTGCTTAATAAAGTCAGGGATCAAAACccataa